A genome region from Mercenaria mercenaria strain notata chromosome 11, MADL_Memer_1, whole genome shotgun sequence includes the following:
- the LOC123531523 gene encoding parathyroid hormone/parathyroid hormone-related peptide receptor-like isoform X3, with protein sequence MSTAIVSLVDQEKIILDKSIECMTQIYQEASNSTNNGCPRVWDGVMCWPPTDNGTVMSIPCPNYVNGFKPSEMATRTCDSTGEWWINPVLNGTWTNLTLCSDRDSNFHYDVPKIIAAHMDRIRLMYNIGYGISLVSLLLAVIVMIYFKRLHCPRNTIHINLFVSFIFRAIISFVKENALKQGVGLSFDVEVAKNGNIQFLEDSSHWQCKIFFSFFNYILGANYMWIFTEGIYLHMLITVAMFSEKSGIKRLLLFGWGAPIVFVIPWVIIRATLEDVLCWNTHPTPGYFWMIRGPIVGAMVINFFIFLNIIRVLFTKLNAFKTPDVKRYRYRKLAKSTLVLIPLFGVHYIVFIGLPDKVDETTELVKLYYEMFFNSFQGFLVSLLFCFLNGEVQTEIKKKWRRYVLKRGGSGFRRAGRETLTSYISRTRGSVASASAYALEKDIPNGKSRYKVDKNTQNGNSSTDNSEHIDRNGLISCNTSDHEAHSMIELTPPSGQHYRNEDVPLILNNNENIKNDETSVKD encoded by the exons ATAATGGCTGCCCCAGAGTTTGGGACGGAGTCATGTGTTGGCCACCAACAGATAACGGAACTGTTATGTCTATTCCATGCCCAAATTATGTCAATGGGTTTAAACCAAGCG AAATGGCGACAAGGACCTGTGACAGTACAGGGGAGTGGTGGATAAATCCAGTATTGAACGGAACATGGACTAACCTAACGCTATGCTCCGATAGAGATTCAAATTTTCATTACGATGTACCTAAAATTATAGCG GCACACATGGACCGTATACGACTGATGTACAACATTGGGTATGGGATATCCTTGGTGTCTCTCTTGCTGGCTGTCATAGTCATGATTTACTTCAA ACGCCTGCATTGTCCAAGAAACACCATTCATATCAATTTGTTTGTGTCATTCATATTTCGGGCAATCATCTCGTTTGTCAAAGAGAACGCTCTTAAACAAGGCGTCGGCTTAAGTTTCGATGTAGAGGTCGCTAAAAATGGCAATATACAATTTCTTGAAGATAGTTCG CATTGGCAATGCAAGATATTCTTTTCGTTCTTTAATTACATTCTGGGTGCCAACTACATGTGGATATTTACAGAGGGGATATATCTACATATGCTAATTACAGTTGCAATGTTTTCGGAAAAATCTGGAATTAAGAGACTCCTTTTGTTTGGCTGGG GTGCTCCAATTGTGTTTGTCATACCGTGGGTTATTATTCGAGCAACATTAGAAGACGTATT ATGTTGGAATACCCATCCTACACCTGGATATTTCTGGATGATCCGGGGTCCTATAGTTGGGGCAATGGTT ATCAACTTTTTCATATTCCTCAACATTATTAGAGTATTATTCACCaaactgaatgcatttaaaactCCGGATGTTAAAAGGTACCGGTATAG AAAGTTGGCAAAGTCGACGTTGGTACTAATTCCACTGTTTGGAGTACATTACATAGTTTTCATCGGGTTACCTGACAAGGTGGACGAAACTACAGAATTGGTCAAATTATATTACGAAATGTTCTTTAATTCCTTCCAG GGTTTCTTGGTGAGCCTGTTGTTCTGTTTTCTGAATGGAGAG GTACAaacagaaatcaagaaaaaatggaGACGTTATGTTCTGAAGCGCGGAGGTAGTGGTTTCAGACGTGCTGGGAGAGAAACTCTGACGTCATATATCTCGCGAACACGTGGCTCAGTGGCGTCGGCAAGTGCATATGCATTAGAAAAAGACATACCAAATGGCAAAAGTCGGTACAAAGTCGACAAAAATACCCAGAACGGCAATTCATCGACCGATAATTCTGAACATATAGATCGGAATGGATTGATATCTTGCAATACAAGCGACCATGAAGCTCATTCAATGATAGAACTGACTCCACCATCAGGACAACATTACAGAAATGAGGATGTGCCACTTATATTGAAcaataatgaaaacataaaaaacgaTGAAACATCTGTCAAGGACTGA